CCGTCGGAGTCGTACAGGAAGGGCAAGTGCGCTATTTGCGCGATACCCCCGAAACGCCACGCTTACCAACACCAACAGCGCACGACGACAAAGTGCTGCTGCTCGAACACAGTCTTGATGATGATCCAGATATCGTCTCTTGTGCACTGAGCGCGGGATACGCCGGCATCGTGGTCGCCGGGTTTGGTTCCGGGCACGTGTCGGAGCCGCTGCGCGATGCACTGGTCGCGGCGCTAGCACAGGTGCCTGTCATCGTGTGCAGCCGTACGGGTGCAGGCAGCACCACCACGGCGGTGTACGGTTACAAGGGGGCGGAAATCGATTTGCAGCAGCACGGCGTCTTGATGGGCGGCTGGCTGTGTCCGCGCAAGGCCAGGCTGCTGCTCGCTGCTGCCATCTGGAACGGACTCAATCGCGACGCGATCAACAAGCTGTTGACCGCCTGGTCAAAGTAACAACCAGTTTATTTCAAATGTATTTGCACAAGGAAATGTCATGTCATATCGGTATCTGGGCAAAAGCGGATTGAGCATCTCTCCCCTTACGTTAGGGACAATGATGTTTGGCGGACAAACGGATGAAGCGCAAGCGCATCGTATTATCCAGGACGCCAGAGAGCGGGGGATCAACTCCATTGATACCGCGGATGTTTATAATGGCGGCGAGTCCGAACGTGTGGTGGGCCGGGCCCTCAAAGACAGTCGTGATTTCTGGGTGCTGGCCACCAAGCTGGGCAATCCGGCAGGCGAGGGCCCCAATGAGCGTGGCATCTCGCGCAAATGGATTATTCAGTCTGTGGAAGCAAGCCTGAAACGCCTGGGGACTGACTATATCGATATCCTGTATATGCATCGCGAAATTCCCGACCAGCCGCTGGGCGAAGCGATGCGCGCCATTGCCGATCTGATCCGCCAGGGCAAGCTGCGCTACTTCGGTGTGTCCAATTTTCGCGGCTGGAAAATTGCCGACACCATCCGCCTGGCCGATGAGCTGGGTATTGACCGTCCTGTGGCCAGTCAGCCCTTATATAACCTGGTATCACGCAATGCAGAAGTGGAGCAGTTGCCCGCTGCCGCAAACTACGGAATCGGTGTCATTTCTTACAGCCCACTGGCGCGGGGCGTGTTGACGGGAAAATATGCAGCAGATGCGCCGCCACCGCCCGATTCCCGGGCAGGTCGCGGCGATAAGCGCATTCAGCAAACGGAGTTTCGTCCGGAGTCGCTGCTGGTGGCACAGAAAATCAAGGAACATGCTCAGGAGCGGGGCATATCTGCTGCTGATTTTGCGCTGGCATGGGTGTTGAACAATCAATACGTAACTTCGGCTATCGTGGGACCGCGTACCTTTGAACAATGGCAGTCTTATCTGAACGCGCTGCAATACACGTTGACTGAAGAAGACGAGGCGCTGGTGGATGCCCTGGTTACACCAGGGCATGCTTCCACGCCGGGCTATAGCGATCCAGGCCATCCGGTACGAGGGCGCGTGCCCTATCCTGAAAGTGAAGGTCCCGGAGATTTCACGTTGTTTGTGCAGGCGACACCACAACAGGAAAAGTCGTAAGCCACAGTGACGCCCTTAGCTGTCGGCAGACGAGCCACTCGTGACGGTTGGTGTGTCGGAGAGAGCCGTAACAGCGGGGCGCCTCCTTGCCCTTGGTCTTGTAGTGTACATGGCAGTGGACATATATTGGGTTGCAATTCGCATTAATGTGTGCGGCGGTCCTGTCGTATCTTGCGCAATTGATCAGCCAGTCCAAGTTTATTGAGTTTTGCATACAGGGTGCTTTTTGCTATGCCTAGTTCTCGCGCCATGAGCGTAAGGTTTCCGCAACAGGACTCAAGCATCTGTTGAATCACCTGACTTTCACTTTCCTTAAGCTTTCCCTGGTTGACAGCAATGGTTGGCGTCGCCAGGGTGCCATTGCCCGGGGCGCCCGGTTGCAAATGCGGCGGCAGGTCTTTAACTTGCAGCACGGATGACGGGGATGTGAGGTACATGCTTTCAATGGTATTGCGCAGTTCGCGGATATTGCCGGACCAGTGATATTGACATAATAGCGCCATCGCATCGTCAGCGATGGTTTTCGGGCCTGCATCATACCGGGAGCAAAGGCGCTGCAGCAGATGCCGAGCCAACAAAGGAATATCTTCGGCCATTTCGCGCAACGGTGGCAGTTGTATGCTGGTAACTGAGATGCGATAATACAGGTCTTCACGAAAGCGACCTTCGGCAACTTCACGCTGCAGATTGCGATGCGTTGCCGCAATGAGTTTGAATTGAATTTTCCGGGGCGTTGTTTCTCCAATACGGTAGATTTCCCCTTCTTCCAGCACACGCAACAAATGTGGTTGCAGTGCCAGTGGCATTTCACCGATTTCATCAAGAAACAGCGTGCCGCCATGAGCAGCTTCAACTTTACCTGTCATGCCACCCCGACGTGCCCCGGTAAAGGCGCCATCGGCGTAACCGAACAGCTCGCTTGCCAGCAAGTCTGCCGACATGCCTCCACAATTGATGGCGACAAATGGCCGGCGCGCCGGCTTGGCAACATTCACTTCGCACGCAGCTACACTTGAGCTTTCCGCAAACTGATGCATGGCGCGAACCATATTTTCCTTACCCGCTCCTGTCTCGCCGAGTACCAGCACTGGTACGTTTACTGTTGCCAGGCGCCGGGCCTTGGCGATAGCCTCGCGCAAGGGGCGGGCAGTTCCGATAATGCGATCGAACGCGTCGGGCTCGGGCCGGTGTACGTATTGTCGTGCGCGCGCCAGGGACGCGCCGCCGGCAGGGGCACAGGGTGGCTTTCTGCGAGGAAGGGTCAAAATGGACCCGACTCTTTTTCCTTCCACAATGACCGCTTCCACCCAGTCGGGGTCGAGCCACTCCGGCATTGATCTGTCACCGACGAGGTCGGCTTGCCTGACATTCAGAGCAGCAATGGTATCTAGCTGTTCAGGGTCTGCGCAGATGTCCATGTCACGCAGAATCTGCCTGGCGTAAGGGTTCAGCTTGAATGGACGTCCGTGTCTGTCAACAATAATGATGCCGTCCTCAGTTCCCAAAAACCGATCCATGCTGCGCTCAAGCAGTTGGTTTCGAAAATGCAACTCATTTTTGGACAGTAAGTTTTCAATACGGCTGGCGGTGTATGCGACCAGTGCCAGGCTGTTTGGCGTGTAGGTGTTATGCAAGCCCGAAATATCAATCGCACCCATTGTGCGCCCGTCCAGCGGATCCTGAATGACGGCTGCTGCGCAGGTCCACGCTTTGACCTGAGCGCAGAAGTGTTCGGCCGAATGAATTTGTACCGGCAGACCGGTTGCCAGCGCGGTACCAATCGCATTCGTGCCTGACAGCAGTTCGTCCCAGCTCTGGCCGGAAACCAGCGATACGTTCTCGGCCGCACTCTGGGTTCGGCTGTCGCCCTCAACGGACAGAATAACGCCCTGCGGGTCAGTCAGAATCATGATCGAGCCGGTTTCCTCGAGTAGGTCTTTTGCCATCTGCATGACTGGCTGACTGCAGGTCAGCAGATCGGCATGCCGTTCCTGCAGGTGACGCAACGAGGCGCCTTGCAGCGCAGGGGAGGTTGTCGGATGAAAGGGGTCAACTTGCGCGTGCAGGCAGCGTTGCCACGAGTCAGTCACCAGAGGGCGCAATTCGTCTGAATTGCATGTGCCGCCGTGAACGATGCGCTCCCAGACTGACATGACTAGGCCATTTTTTTCGGGGTCGGATAGCCTTTGTGATCTTTTGCTCCTGATCATATTGTCTCTCCCTTTGTGCTGATACTTATCACTACCTTCAACCTTTCCGGTAGTGTGCCTTTTCCCCGGTAGCACTGAGTGGCTGGCTTGCGCATGATTGGATTGCTTAAGTCTGGATCGCTTAAGTCTGGATCGCTTAAGTCTGGCGAAGGCCACCTGTTGCATTTGTGGGGTTGATCGTGTTGATAACTATAACGTCGCAGGTCTTGATTTTGCAATATATGAAAAACCGATGGAGCATGCTTTTGCCGTAAGGTGAATTCGTTTTCCTGCCGTGCCTTTGGTATGAGTCGCGTTCGTCACGCCGGTCAAATTTCATACGTTGTCAACAAATACGTATGGGATTCGAACGTTCAGGACAGCGTTTTTTTAGACTCAATAATAGGAAAACTAAAAAGAAAAATAAATTTTCCAGAAAAATCAGCCGGTTGAAGATTGATAAAAAAGTTGGCCCGAAAATTGCTAGATCTCTGCGCACGACAGTCAATTCTGTTGTTCAGGCAGCCCGGTAGACGCAAGGGTAATGCGCCTATCTGGTTGCGAGGTTAGCAATTATTCGGAGACAAAAATATGCAAACTGAATCAATGCCCGTTCAGGTAATGGGTATCGATGCCGGCGGCACGATGACCGATACTTTTTTCGTCAGCAGCGATGGCAGGTTCGTTGTCGGCAAGGCCCAGAGCAACCCTGGCGACGAGTCCCAGGCGATTTATGAATCATCCCAAGATGCGCTGGCGCCGTGGGGGCGCAGCGTAGAGGACGTCTATCCTGAACTGCTCACTTGCGTATATTCGGGAACGGCCATGCTCAATCGTGTCGTCATGCGCAAGGGGCTGGATGTGGGCCTGATGTGCAACAAGGGATTCGAGGATATTCATTCAATGGGCCGCGCACTGCAGAGTTACCTTGGCTACGCGCTGGAAGACCGCATCCATCTGAATACCCACCGCTACGACGAGCCGCTGGTGCCGCTATCGCGCACTCGCGGGGTGACGGAAAGAACTGATGTACAGGGAAAAATCGTTATTCCATTGAATGAAGACGAAGTGCGCTCGGTCACGCACGAACTGGTCAATAGTGGCGCCAAGGCCATCGTCATCAGCCTGCTGCAGTCCCACAAAAATGGACAGAACGAGCAGCGTGCCCGCGATATATGCCTGGAAGAACTCAAAAAGATCGGCAGCGATATTCCAGTCTTCGCAACGATCGACTACTATCCTTCCCGAAAGGAAAGTCATCGAACCAACACAACCGTGCTTGAAGCCTATGCGGCAGAGCCGTCGCGCGCCACGCTCAAACGCGTCAGTGACCGATTCAAGAAACACGGTGGCAAGTTCGATCTGCGCGTGATGGCCACGCATGGAGGAACCATCGGCTGGCGAGCCAAGGAGCTGGCCCGCACCATCGTCTCCGGCCCTATCGGGGGCGTGATCGGCTCGAAGTATCTGGGTGAATTGCTTGGCTATGAAAATATTGCCTGCAGTGACATCGGTGGCACCAGCTTTGATATGGCGCTCATCACAAAGGGCAATTTTGCCATCAAATCCGATCCCGACATGGCCCGACTGGTGCTGTCGTTGCCCTGGTCGCCATGGATTCGGTGGGCGCAGGCGCTGGCAGTTTTGTACGTATAGATCCTTACAGCGGCGCGATCAAGCTCGGACCCGACAGCGCCGGCTATCGTGTTGGCATGTGTTGGCCTGAAAGCGGTCTTGAAACCGTCTCGATAACAGACTGTCACGTGATCCTGGGCTATTTGAACACCGATAACTTTCTTGGCGGAGCGATCAAGCTGGACGTTGATCGCGCACGCCGCTGCCTGAAGGAGCAGATTGCCGATCCGCTGGGCCTGTCGGTCGAGGATGCAGCATCCGGCGTGATTGAATTGCTTGATCTGCAACTACGTGAATATACGCGTTCCATCATCAGTGCCAAGGGCTATAACCCAGCCGATTTCGTCTGCTTCTCGTATGGCGGCGCTGGCCCGGTCCACACCTACGGCTATACCGAGGGCCTGGGCTTTGAAGATGTCATCGTGCCTGCATGGGCAGCCGGCTTCTCGGCCTTCGGTTGCGCTTGCGCCGAGTATGAATATCGGTATGACAAGAGTGTCGACATTGCGGTGCCGCCTACGGCCGGAGACGATGTCAAGATTGCAGCAGGCAAAACCCTTACCGAAGCGTGGGCCGAGCTCGCAGAGAAGGTGGTCGAGGAATTCATCATCAATGGCTTCAAGCGTGAAGATGTCATGCTGCGCCCAGGCTACAGCATGCAGTATCTTGGCCAGTTGAATGACCTGGAAATCGACTCTCCCATCAGCGCCGCTGCCACGGTGGCCGATTGGGAAAAACTGGTTGCCGCTTTCGATGAAACCTATGCTCGTGTGTACGCCACGTCTGCCAGTTCCCCTGAACTCGGGTTCGGTGTCACCAGCGCTATCATGCGAGGCAGTGTGGTCTCCAAAAAGCCCGAACTGCCAGAAGAAAAACTGGTCGGAGAGACGCCACCAAAAGAGGCATTGCTTGGCAAGCGCCCATTCTACCGTCGCAAGCAATGGCAGCAGGCTGATGTTTGGTCCATGGAAAAACTGCAGGCCGGAAACCGTATCGTCGGTCCTGCCGTGATCGAATCTGACTCCACGACTTTCGTGGTGCCCAAGGGGTTCGAAACCAGACTCGATACACACCGCTTGTTCCATCTGAAAGAAGTCAAATAGAAAGCAGGAGACATATATGAATAATATGATGACAAAGAACGTGTTCGGTCCGGGAGAGTTGCTGGGCAATGGCAAGACGCTGCGCGAACATCGTAACGAGGTTCTGTCGAAAACCCGCGAGACCGGGCACTACAACGGCCTGAGCACGCTGACCTTCAAGGAAAAGGATCCGATCCGCTATGAGAAAATGTTCTCCCGGTTACGCGGTGGTCTGGTTCATGCTCGCGAAACTGCGAAGAAAATCGCGGCCTCACCGATCGTGGAGCAGGAAGGTGAGCTGTGCTTTACGCTGTATAACGCCGCAGGCGATTGTATCCTGACCTCAACCGGGATCATTATCCACGTGGGAACCATGGGCGCGGCGATCAAGTACATGATCGAGAATGACTGGGAAGCCAACCCAGGCATTAACCCGGGTGATATGTTCACCAACAACGATTGCACCATCGGTAATGTTCACCCTTGCGATATTGCGACCATTGTTCCCATTTTCTGGGCAGACCGGCTGGTTGGCTGGGTCGGTGGCGTGACCCACGTGATCGATACCGGTTCTATCAGCCCCGGGTCCATGTCCACGGGGCAGACACAGCGTTTTGGCGACGGCTATATGACGACCTGCCGCAAGACAGGTGTCAATGAC
Above is a window of Advenella kashmirensis WT001 DNA encoding:
- a CDS encoding sigma-54-dependent Fis family transcriptional regulator, coding for MSVWERIVHGGTCNSDELRPLVTDSWQRCLHAQVDPFHPTTSPALQGASLRHLQERHADLLTCSQPVMQMAKDLLEETGSIMILTDPQGVILSVEGDSRTQSAAENVSLVSGQSWDELLSGTNAIGTALATGLPVQIHSAEHFCAQVKAWTCAAAVIQDPLDGRTMGAIDISGLHNTYTPNSLALVAYTASRIENLLSKNELHFRNQLLERSMDRFLGTEDGIIIVDRHGRPFKLNPYARQILRDMDICADPEQLDTIAALNVRQADLVGDRSMPEWLDPDWVEAVIVEGKRVGSILTLPRRKPPCAPAGGASLARARQYVHRPEPDAFDRIIGTARPLREAIAKARRLATVNVPVLVLGETGAGKENMVRAMHQFAESSSVAACEVNVAKPARRPFVAINCGGMSADLLASELFGYADGAFTGARRGGMTGKVEAAHGGTLFLDEIGEMPLALQPHLLRVLEEGEIYRIGETTPRKIQFKLIAATHRNLQREVAEGRFREDLYYRISVTSIQLPPLREMAEDIPLLARHLLQRLCSRYDAGPKTIADDAMALLCQYHWSGNIRELRNTIESMYLTSPSSVLQVKDLPPHLQPGAPGNGTLATPTIAVNQGKLKESESQVIQQMLESCCGNLTLMARELGIAKSTLYAKLNKLGLADQLRKIRQDRRTH
- a CDS encoding aldo/keto reductase gives rise to the protein MSYRYLGKSGLSISPLTLGTMMFGGQTDEAQAHRIIQDARERGINSIDTADVYNGGESERVVGRALKDSRDFWVLATKLGNPAGEGPNERGISRKWIIQSVEASLKRLGTDYIDILYMHREIPDQPLGEAMRAIADLIRQGKLRYFGVSNFRGWKIADTIRLADELGIDRPVASQPLYNLVSRNAEVEQLPAAANYGIGVISYSPLARGVLTGKYAADAPPPPDSRAGRGDKRIQQTEFRPESLLVAQKIKEHAQERGISAADFALAWVLNNQYVTSAIVGPRTFEQWQSYLNALQYTLTEEDEALVDALVTPGHASTPGYSDPGHPVRGRVPYPESEGPGDFTLFVQATPQQEKS